In Cutaneotrichosporon cavernicola HIS019 DNA, chromosome: 1, one DNA window encodes the following:
- the DBP8 gene encoding uncharacterized protein (helicase superfamily c-terminal domain) — protein sequence MAPTEATTKSRTNGATGILDKDAVMRAMMEAAAAKRAQSGSDEESGNDSDSDSDSEESQAGDASDAESASSASSSSRFPSPPRPAALASVATTSRVKLPPKADAKGKATSSPFDTPRATANATFESLGLSAPAIQALASLSIRAPTEIQTATIPAMLAGRDVIGGAKTGSGKTLAFALPILERIARDPFGIAALVLTPTRELAYQLAEQFLAVGKPMGLTTETIVGGMDMLSQAQALESRPHIIVATPGRLCDLLRSDGVEQGKLRRVRTLVLDEADRMLTPTFAPELAYLFEQIPKSRQTCLFTATISDAIMDLAKRPPPPGKQVPFVYRVASDTLTVEKLKQKYLFIPSQIRDPYLYYLLMHPPSDIDAVLAAPRPTKPKPQKKRGKRARSETPEDDSPHIVPTIIFTQRCHTAQLLHLLLDQLDIPSVPLHSHLTQPQRLLSLARFRAREVPVLVTTDVGSRGLDIPEVAMVVNWDCPRQADDYVHRVGRTARAGRGGVAVTIVTERDVELVKSIEDTVKVTLSELELAEEPVLENLNRVSVARRMATMEMHDSKFGERKAINQAKAAKRARRDAAK from the coding sequence ATGGCACCCACAGAAGCAACAACGAAGTCACGAACGAATGGCGCAACGGGCATCCTCGACAAAGACGCGGTAATGAGGGCGATGATGGAGGCTGCAGCTGCTAAGCGTGCCCAGAGCGGtagcgacgaggagagcggaaacgacagcgacagcgacagcgacagtGAGGAAAGCCAAGCCGGCGATGcgagcgacgccgagtcTGCGTCCTCCGCAAGCTCCAGCTCCCGcttcccctctcctccccgtccCGCCGCTCTTGCTTCGGTCGCCACCACATCGCGCGTCAAGCTCCCACCAAAGGCCGACGCAAAGGGCaaggcgacgtcgtcgccattCGACACACCCCGCGCCACGGCCAACGCAACGTTCGAGAGCCTCGGACTCTCCGCACCAGCGATCCAAGCTCTGGCTTCACTCTCAATCCGTGCTCCGACCGAAATCCAGACCGCCACCATTCCGGCCATGCTCGCCGGCCGCGACGTCATCGGCGGCGCCAAGACCGGTAGCGGTAAGACGCTTGCCTTCGCCTTGCCGATCCTTGAGCGTATCGCTCGCGACCCCTTTGGAATTGCAGCACTCGTGCTCACGCCGACTCGCGAGTTGGCTTATCAGCTCGCAGAACAGTTCCTGGCGGTCGGCAAGCCGATGGGTCTCACAACCGAGACGAtcgtcggcggcatggATATGCTCTCTCAGGCGCAGGCACTCGAGAGTCGGCCCCATATCATCGTCGCCACGCCAGGGCGGCTGTGCGACCTTCTCCGCTCGGACGGAGTAGAACAGGGCAAACTTCGCCGTGTACGAACACTCGtactcgacgaggcggaccGAATGCTCACACCCACGTTTGCACCTGAACTCGCATACCTCTTCGAACAGATCCCCAAGTCGCGCCAGACGTGTCTCTTCACCGCCACGATTAGCGACGCGATCATGGACCTCGCGAAacgccctccaccacccgGAAAGCAGGTGCCGTTCGTGTACCGCGTCGCATCAGACACGCTCACGGTCGAAAAGCTCAAACAAAAGTACCTCTTCATCCCGTCCCAGATTCGCGACCCGTACCTCTACTACCTGCTCATGCACCCACCATCTGACATTGACGCGGTGCTCGCCGCCCCGCGGCCGACGAAACCCAAACCCCAGAAGAAGAGGGGGAAACGCGCACGATCCGAGACGCCAGAGGACGACAGCCCGCATATCGTTCCAACGATCATCTTCACGCAGCGGTGCCACACCGcccagctcctccacctccttctgGACCAGCTCGATATCCCCTCTGTCCCCCTCCACTCACATCTGACCCAGCCACAACGCTtgctctcgctcgcccgcTTCCGCGCGCGCGAAGTCCCCGTCCTGGTGACGACGGATGTCGGCTCGCGCGGTCTCGATATCCCCGAAGTCGCCATGGTCGTCAATTGGGACTGTCCGCGCCAGGCGGACGACTACGTCCACCGCGTGGGCCGTACCGCGCGTGCcgggcgcggcggtgtTGCCGTCACGATTGTCACTGAGCGTGATGTCGAACTGGTCAAGAGCATCGAGGATACGGTCAAGGTCACTCTGagtgagctcgagctggctGAAGAGCCCGTGCTGGAGAACCTGAATAGGGTGAGCGTCGCGCGACGCATGGCGACGATGGAGATGCACGACTCCAAGTTTGGAGAACGCAAGGCTATCAaccaggccaaggcggctaagcgtgcgcgccgcgaTGCGGCCAAGTAG
- a CDS encoding uncharacterized protein (T5orf172 domain), whose protein sequence is MSSTSPLPPDYTFSTDNLPPPPYTAAPPIPPRPARHVSDLGPAHPPIRRGSSEDRGGSSSWRRLVPTLRSAMNRLDIVSGSLAPPLPPRARTTSAPLSKAARTLSHDTVPSSTSPPSLVSSSATTSAPARKKLTKFIATSPSGVSFMSPLYAAASTPKKPAQQGASPISFRTVPPRRGRDVIDLRFDSDDKTPESSGEEAPRRTSWTVAGASAVAASTSKATPPKVMAKKTKPKIAPKRPAPAPPSAPSTPTTGSSKQTRSAPATTPLGDDGDAPRVGAVGRYCRDHAGMVCAADGFYWRDAKGKSGVYVAFNDYIPTDLGQQTQALLRVTMDSPLTAKEAPGFIYAYELRTLSGGQTAYFKVGRSDNVPRRMGQWSAQCGYVPTLRDVFPLKARAVSGAGVTRAPSILGTFLPGATKAGTDASRMIPAVKRWERLVHLELADRAAAARPKEYDALCKPCSDCGTVHQEIFPLEGDPQVYEHVVVDAIERWERFVRVITET, encoded by the exons ATGTCATCGAcctctccccttcctcccgaCTACACTTTCTCGACCGACAATCTTCCCCCGCCACCATATACGGCAGCACCACCCATTCCACCCCGCCCGGCGCGGCATGTATCGGACTTGGGACCTGCGCACCCCCCCATCCGGCGGGGGAGCAGCGAGGACAGAggcggctcgtcctcctggCGGCGCCTGGTGCCCACGCTGCGCAGCGCGATGAATCGCCTCGACATCG TGTCCGGGTCACTTGCTCCGCCGCTTCCGCCTCGGGCAAGGACCACTTCTGCTCCACTGTCGAAGGCTGCACGAACGCTGTCACATGACACTGTGCCATCGTCTacatctcctccctccctcgtCTCTTCTTCGGCGACGACTTCTGCACCGGCCAGGAAGAAGCTCACCAAGTTCATCGCAACATCACCGAGCGGCGTGTCGTTCATGTCTCCATTATatgcggcggcgtcgaccccGAAGAAGCCGGCGCAACAAGGCGCGTCCCCAATATCCTTCCGCACGGTGCCACCCAGGCGAGGGCGGGATGTCATCGATCTCAGGttcgacagcgacgacaaAACACCCGAATCGTCAGGGGAGGAAGCACCACGCAGGACCTCGTGGACGGTGGCCGGAGCCAGTGCAGTagccgcctcgacgagcaaGGCGACCCCTCCCAAGGTGATGGCCAAAAAGACGAAGCCTAAGATCGCGCCGAAGCGCccagcgccggcgccgccaTCCGCGCCATCCACTCCCACGACCGGCTCCAGCAAGCAGACCCGCAGTGCGCCTGCCA CCACGCCGCTCGGAGACGACGGTGACGCGCCCCGCGTTGGTGCTGTGGGCCGGTACTGCCGCGACCATGCAGGCATGGTATGTGCGGCAGACGGGTTCTACTGGCGCGATGCGAAGGGCAAGTCGGGCGTGTATGTCGCCTTTAACG ATTACATCCCGACAGACTTGGGCCAGCAGACACAGGCCCTACTGCGGGTCACCATGGACTCGCCGCTTACGGCGAAGGAAGCGCCTGGCTTTATTTACGCGTACGAGCTGCGCACGCTTAGCGGAGGACAGACGGCATACTTCAAGGTCGGGCGAAGCGACAACGTGCCACGGCGTATGGGCCAATGGTCCGCACAGTGCGGGTACGTTCCGACGCTCCGCGATGTGTTCCCCCTTAaggcgcgcgccgtctctggcgctggcgtcacgcgcgcgccatccATCCTCGgcaccttccttcccgGCGCAACCAAGGCTGGCacggacgcgtcgcgcatGATCCCGGCCGTTAAACGCTGGGAGCGCCTTGTGCACCTCGAACTCGCGGATCGCGCAGCTGCCGCCCGGCCGAAGGAATACGACGCGCTTTGTAAGCCGTGCTCCGATTGTGGCACAGTACACCAAGAGATTTTCCCTCTGGAAGGCGACCCGCAGGTGTACGAGCATGTTGTGGTCGACGCGATCGAGCGCTGGGAGCGATTCGTGCGCGTGATCACGGAGACGTAG
- a CDS encoding uncharacterized protein (Chromatin organization modifier domain) yields MARAKPSSSGAAPRDLRKPVRWPGPEIVNLADSSEDELPSFMRRRSTSKGDNDDDDDLAETLRRLREKEDVMHELSLRKPLRRFEPDEAEEEEEEEEEEIEATRLEFTFVSDDDQESIDTAEDVEPTPQSAAHGCRPAPVGLYPPSPDPKVDDDDDIASVASRNARSAQDIHNDDAYDPRASSASTDIDELDDDVKSEPGRRSGSAVGRDLEPVTLKPLCLKPVQCKVDNHWVYLFFRFCAERHAMYTRRAAGVARHKLTNDETMKAIHIGNVYRQLDPSSANMRNNIIGKGDQSVGEVCFRVFLFCMFYKDTTWEALCKAVGGIPTWNNFETDMPAMEATLHQMSIVEHQRLWRGAFQIVPPTVYFAKTYRNRGKDMAHYAASLRLVLAIMKAGIPARLAKCTYAVDASYVLGTVPTLGGFLGLNILCFLNDTTHFKWRYRDFATCGPGSRKFTQRMFGKNIINNVAMEEAGLRWLADNQWRYWARLGLDPPHEWENGLRPGMRVLDVENALCWALRYVNAYVSKGTRSLANKPAPTYDAQVTEKCGPPAWCVEKKWLGSTSRAPWDGEHAEEDDHVGSMGDDIYEIEKVVARLGQPDDPDGLFRVRWTGWMPEWDTWERESSLRVDAEEALEEWLEIERNLRAAVEDVKNNKPFTWPDGHVIKMENYTPVREVGKQAAGRAARAAKRARVKK; encoded by the exons ATGGCCCGTGCGAAGCCTTCCTCGAGCGGGGCTGCGCCTCGTGATCTGCGAAAGCCTGTTAGGTGGCCTGGTCCTGAGATCGTTAACCTCGCGGACAGTAGTGAAGACGAGCTTCCGTCGTTCATGAGGCGCCGCTCGACAAGCAAAGgcgacaacgacgacgacgatgactTGGCGGAAACCCTTCGCCGGCTaagggagaaggaggatgtCATGCACGAGCTTTCACTCAGGAAACCACTACGGCGATTCGAACCAGACGAagcggaagaggaggaagaggaggaagaggaggaaaTTGAGGCGACTAGACTCGAGTTCACTTTCGTGTCCGACGACGATCAGGAGTCGATCGACACCGCTGAAGACGTGGAGCCGACCCCCCAAAGCGCTGCTCACGGGTGTCGACCAGCTCCCGTTGGTCTAtacccaccttccccagATCCTAAggtggacgacgacgacgataTCGCCAGCGTAGCGTCGCGCAACGCGAGGTCTGCGCAGGACATCCACAATGATGACGCGTATGATccgcgcgcgtcctcggcctccacAGATATTGACGAGttggatgacgacgtcaagTCCGAACCCGGGAGGCGGAGCGGTAGCGCCGTCGGGAGGGACCTAGAGCCCGTGACTCTCAAGCCCCTCTGCCTAAAGCCCGTCCAGTGCAAGGTTGATAACCATTGGGTCTACCTTTTCTTTCGCTTCTGCGCCGAGCGGCACGCGATGTACactcgccgcgcggcgggtGTTGCCCGCCACAAATTGACGAACGACGAGACGATGAAAGCGATCCACATCGGTAACGTCTaccgccagctcgacccGTCGAGCGCCAACATGCGCAACAACATCAtcggcaagggcgaccAGAGCGTCGGGGAAGTCTGCTTCCgcgtcttcctcttctGTATGTTCTACAAGGACACGACGTGGGAGGCGCTGTGCAAGGCCGTTGGCGGCATTCCTACATGGAACAATTTCGAGACCGACATGCCCGCCATGGAGGCGACGCTTCACCAGATGAGCATCGTCGAGCACCAGAGGCTGTGGCGCGGTGCTTTCCAAATTGTACCGCCTACGGTCTACTTTGCAAAGACGTACAGGAATCGAGGCAAGGACATGGCGCATTACgcggcgagcttgcgccTCGTGCTGGCCATCATGAAGGCCGGGATCccggcgcgcctcgccaagTGCACATATGCCGTTGACGCGTCGTATGTGCTCGGCACGGTTCCGACGCTTGGCGGGTTTCTGGGCCTCAACATCCTGTGTTTCCTCAACGACACGACGCACTTCAAGTGGCGCTACCGCGACTTTGCGACGTGCGGGCCCGGGTCGCGTAAATTCACACAGCGGATGTTCGGCAAGAACATCATCAACAACgtggcgatggaggaggcggggcTTCGCTGGCTGGCAGATAACCAGTGGCGGTACTGGGCACGGCTAGGCCTCGACCCACCCCACGAATGGGAGAACGGTCTGCGACCTGGGATGCGGGTGTTAGACGTCGAGAATGCCCTCTGCTGGGCACTCCGCTACGTCAACGCCTACGTGAGCAAGGGCACGCGATCGCTGGCCAACAAACCCGCACCAACATACGACGCCCAGGTGACGGAGAAGTGCGGTCCGCCGGCGTGGTGCGTCGAAAAGAAGTGGCTCGGTagcacctcgcgcgcacCATGGGACGGGgagcacgccgaggaggacgaccaCGTGGGTTCAATGGGTGACGACATTTacgagatcgagaaggTCGTTGCGCGTCTTGGACAGCCCGACGATCCGGACGGGCTCTTCCGCGTGCGCTGGACGGGATGGATGCCAGAGTGGGACACGTGGGAGCGTGAAAGCTCACTACGGGTGGATGCCGAGGAA gcgTTGGAGGAGTGgctcgagatcgagcgTAATCTTCGGGCGGCAGTTGAAGATGTCAAGAACAACAAGCCATTCACGTGGCCAGATGGGCACGTCATCAAGATGGAGAACTACACGCCCGTCCGCGAGGTCGGGAAACAGGCAGCggggcgcgcggcgcgggcagCGAAACGGGCTCGGGTCAAAAAGTAG
- the GSH2 gene encoding uncharacterized protein (Eukaryotic glutathione synthase), with amino-acid sequence MSPLPAWPPALSEAQQADLAHQAATYALANGFTLLPVPPKGEHVPAIPTQVIAAPLSLLPTPFPRPAYVQAKSIQRLYNALYARVALDWEFLDGIMQYVAPVDDFQAELWNRWKAIRDEIKVTQPVQLGIFRSDYLLHEQGNAVGEKSRIKQVEFNTIAASFGALSQKASEMHRYLSEQTNYYHVNPQLHNPNSFVDNHSLEDIAAGLAEGFNAYGNSDAVVLFVVQEGERNVFDQRALEYQLLKRHRVKSVRLTFAQVAQRGQLDDDKVFWLDCPLRGEQLEVALVYYRAAYTPADYMSSAEWDTRVLLERSTAIKCPSMALQLAGAKKVQQVLAEPGVLEDMLLGNARPDVGFGAGPGSLGARDAAALRETWTGLWPLDSSEEGTKAVQLANEHPERFVLKPQREGGGNNIYRGDIPPYLAKLEEEDKSRPGEAPRREAYILMELIEPPKGVHNLLVRGGEGTPRLADVVSELGVYGVALYGGKVTPVNREAGTLLRTKGRESDEGGVAIGISSIDSPLLV; translated from the exons aTGTCACCTCTCCCAGCCTGGCCGCCTGCGTTGTCTGAGGCTCAGCaagccgacctcgcccaccaGGCTGCGACAtacgccctcgccaacggcttcaccctcctccccgtcccGCCCAAAGGTGAGCACGTCCCGGCCATCCCTACACAGGTCatcgccgcgccgctctcTCTTCTGCCCACGCCCTTCCCGCGCCCAGCGTACGTGCAGGCCAAGAGTATTCAGCGCCTCTACAATGCGCTTTATGCGCGTGTTGCACTCGATTGGGAGTTCCTCGACGGGATCATGCAATATGTCGCGCCGGTTGACGACTTCCAGGCCGAGCTGTGGAACCGCTGGAAGGCCATCCGTGACGAGATCAAGGTGACGCAG CCGGTCCAACTCGGCATCTTCCGCTCCGACTACCTCCTGCATGAGCAGGGGAATGCTGTCGGGGAGAAGTCGCGTATCAAGCAGGTCGAGTTTAACACGATCGCGGCGTCATTCGGCGCGCTCAGCCAGAAGGCGAGCGAGATGCATCG CTACCTCTCCGAGCAGACCAACTACTACCACGTAAACCCGCAGTTGCACAACCCCAACTCGTTCGTCGACAACCACTcgctcgaggacattgCGGCCGGCCTGGCCGAAGGATTCAACGCGTACGGGAACAGCGACGCGGTCGTGCTGTTTGTTGTgcaggagggcgagcgtAACGTTTTCGACCAGCGGGCGCTCGAGTACCAGCTTCTTAAGCGGCACCGCGTCAAGAGCGTGCGGCTGACGTTTGCCCAAGTTGCGCAGCGCGGGCagctggacgacgacaaggtgTTCTGGCTCGACTGTCCGCTCAGGGGGGAGCAACTCGAGGTCGCGTTGGTCTACTACCGTGCAGCGTACACGCCGGCAGACTACATGAGTTCGGCGGAGTGGGACACGCGCGTGCTGCTGGAGCGCTCGACAGCGATCAAGTGCCCCTCGATGGCGCTGCAGCTTGCGGGCGCCAAGAAGGTGCAGCAGGTCCTTGCTGAACCTGGTGTGCTGGAGGATATGCTTCTGGGCAACGCGCGACCCGACGTCGGCTTTGGTGCGGGGCCAGGTTCGCTAGgagcgcgcgacgccgcggcgctgcgTGAGACCTGGACGGGTCTGTGGCCGCTCGACAGCAGTGAAGAGGGCACCAAAGCGGTCCAGCTCGCGAACGAGCATCCCGAGCGCTTCGTACTCAAGCCCCAACGTGAGGGTGGCGGCAACAACATTTACCGCGGCGACATTCCGCCCtacctcgccaagctggaggaggaggacaagtCCCGTCCTGGAGaggcgccgcgccgcgaggcCTACATCCTCATGGAGCTCATCGAGCCTCCAAAGGGCGTGCACAACCTCCTGGTGCGCGGAGGTGAGGGCACgccccgcctcgccgacgtcgtctcCGAGCTGGGCGTGTACGGTGTTGCCCTGTATGGCGGCAAGGTGACTCCGGTCAACAGAGAGGCCGGGACGCTGCTCCGGACAAAGGGCCgggagagcgacgagggcggcgtcgcgATTG GCATCAGCTCGATCGACAGCCCGCTCCTGGTGTAA
- the CSE1 gene encoding uncharacterized protein (Importin-alpha export receptor), translated as MQADQQSLATLSKYLADTVSPDATTRRTAEDSLRKAEAQPGFLQVVLELVRSDSADVVVRQAAGVYFKNTVKRLWAGEEDVQIAAGDKTAVKNQLVPLMIALGTKQTARLQSQIGEGLSTIASIDFPEQWEGLVDELVNSLTPDNFVVNNGVLATAHSIFKRWRSQFRSDRLFSEINFVLGRFMEPHYQLFQHVDSLLSSDQPLPPNSSAPLLGQALLSLIQLFHDLSSQDLPPFIEDHMSQYMGWLLKYLSWERPELKGDDDDDAPGPLQKIRASICDVAELFAQKYVEEFPQLGEFVNGTWQMLTNVGLGTRDDVLVSRALKFLSVVVKMGSHRDMFASPDTLKLFCEKIILPNMSIREHEEEMFEDDPIEYIRRDLEPSAESDTRRAAATEFTQSLMTHFESEVTNIIQTYISTFLAQYQQNPQANWKSKDTAVYLLTSIASRGSTVQRGVTSVNVLVDVVDFFGKNVFADLQAAPGSVHPILTVDAIKYLYTFRNQLTKAQLVSVLPLLVQHLQSDNYVIYSYAAIAIERILFLKDENRQPLFTPVDVRPFAESALMALFGQIEKGATPEKVAENDYLMKCVMRIIIIARGELAPQYENVLNRLVNILGQISKNPSNPRFSQYSFESVSALIRFVCEAQPATLHKFETAIFGPAEVILREDIVEFIPFIFQILAQLLELHAPDDLSGEYQQLLTPLLSAQLWEQRGNIPALTRLWKALLMRGAKVIVANNQLQGLLGIVQRLINSKINDVFAFELLQAMYEFVPLSDMQQYSQTIFMLILTRLQTNSTQQFSQAVVYFLCYLAAVDSVGPDAVVAIIDAIQPGLFGQLMKGVVLPNTQKAPQRSRRLIEVGLTKYLTMSDALVQQPGVQFWSPIFLALVDLFTLPQDLTYATGTADDLTALDPEDAGFQSSFTKLGASERTAHDPIKNIPDTKKYASSQLARRSKERPGVLSPLVQQTGAAEGSKVPQFVQYMNANGDTIV; from the exons ATGCAGGCGGACCAACAATCCCTTGCAACACTCTCAAAGTATCTGGCCGACACCGTCTCCCCTGATGCCACTACTCGCCGCACAGCCGAGGACTCGCTTCGCAAGGCAGAGGCTCAGCCGGGCTTCCTCCAAgttgtcctcgagctcgtccgtTCTGACAGCGCCGACGTGGTCGTCCGTCAGGCTGCCGGAGTCTACTTCAAGAACACTGTCAAGCGTCTCTgggccggcgaggaggacgtccAGATCGCAGCGGGTGACAAGACGGCTGTTAAGAACCAGCTGGTGCCTTTGATGATTGCGCTCGGAACAAAGCAGACTGCTCGCCTTCAGAGCCAGATTGGAGAAGGTCTCTCGACCATCGCCTCCATCGACTTTCCCGAACAGTGGGAGGGTCTTGTTGAC gagctcgtcaacaGCTTGACCCCGGACAACTTTGTTGTTAACAATGGTGTGCTGGCGACAGCGCATTCGATCTTCAAGAG GTGGCGCTCGCAGTTCCGCTCTGACAGGTTGTTCTCCGAGATCAActtcgtcctcggccgcttcATGGAGCCACACTACCAGCTCTTCCAGCATGTCGACTCCCTTCTTTCCTCTGACCAgcctcttcctcccaaCTCCTCTGCCCCGCTTCTAGGCCAGGCGCTCCTCTCTCTAATCCAGCTCTTCCACGACCTGTCCTCGCAAGATCTTCCGCCGTTTATTGAGGACCACATGTCGCAGTACATGGGCTGGTTGTTGAAGTACCTCAGCTGGGAGCGTCCAGAGCTCAAGGGTGAC gacgacgacgatgcgcCTGGACCACTGCAGAAGATCCGCGCATCCATCTGCGACGTCGCAGAGCTGTTCGCGCAGAAGTACGTCGAGGAGTTCCCGCAGTTGGGCGAGTTTGTCAACGGCACTTGGCAGATGCTCACAAACGTGGGACTGGGCACTCGTGACGACGTC CTTGTCTCGCGTGCCCTCAAGTTCCTCTCTGTCGTCGTTAAGATGGGCAGCCACCGCGACATGTTCGCCTCCCCGGACACGCTCAAACTGTTCTGCGAGAAGATTATCCTGCCCAACATGTCTATTCGGG AgcacgaggaggagatgttcgaggacgacccGATTGAGTACATTCGCCGTGACCTCGAGCCCTCCGCGGAGAGCGACACTCGTCGTGCAGCTGCGACCGAGTTTACCCAATCCCTGATGACTCACTTTGAGTCCGAGGTCACCAACATCATTCAGACGTACATCagcaccttcctcgct CAATACCAGCAGAATCCCCAGGCCAACTGGAAGAGCAAGGACACCGCCGTctacctcctcacctcgaTCGCTTCGCGTGGCTCAACTGTGCAGCGTGGCGTCACCTCGGTCAACGTCCTTGTTGACGTTGTCGACTTCTTTGGCAAGAACGTTTTTGCAGACCTCCAGGCCGCCCCCGGCTCTGTCCACCCCATCCTCACGGTCGACGCCATCAAGTACCTGTACACTTTCCGCAACCAGCTCACCAAGGCGCAGCTCGTGTCGGTGCTTCCCCTGCTCGTGCAACACCTTCAGTCTGACAACTACGTCATCTACTCCTATGCCGCCATTGCCATCGAGCGCATTCTGTTCCTAAAGGACGAGAACCGCCAGCCTCT CTTCACTCCAGTGGACGTCCGTCCGTTCGCGGAGAGTGCGCTCATGGCCCTCTTCGGCCAGATCGAGAAGGGAGCAACCCCGGAGAAGGTTGCTGAGAACGACTACCTGATGAAGTGCGTCATGCGCATAATTATCATCGCCCGTGGTGAGCTCGCTCCGCAGTACGAGAACGTCCTCAACCGTCTTGTCAACATCCTCGGCCAGATTAGCAAGAACCCTAGCAACCCCCGCTTCAGCCAGTACTCGTTCGAGAGTGTTTCGGCTCTCATCCGCTTTGTCTGCGAGGCGCAGCCCGCCACGCTGCACAAGTTCGAGACCGCCATCTTCGGCCCGGCTGAGGTTATCCTGCGCGAGGACATCGTCGAGTTCATCCCCTTCATCTTCCAGATCCTCGctcagctcctcgagctgcacGCTCCTGACGACCTCTCGGGCGAATACCAGCAGCTCCTCACTCCGCTTCTCTCAGCCCAGCTCTGGGAACAGCGCGGCAACATCCCTGCTCTCACGCGCCTGTGGAAGGCGCTGCTCATGCGCGGCGCCAAAGTCATTGTCGCGAACAACCAGCTCCAGGGTCTCCTCGGCATTGTCCAGCGCCTCATCAACTCGAAGATCAACGATGTCTTCGCGTTTGAGCTCCTCCAGGCGATGTACGAGTTCGTCCCTCT GTCCGACATGCAGCAGTACTCGCAGACGATCTTCATGCTCATCCTCACGCGGTTGCAGACAAATTCGACTCAGCAGTTCTCGCAGGCGGTCGTCTACTTCCTCTGCTACCTTGCGGCAGTGGACAGCGTTGGTCCGgatgccgtcgtcgccatcatcgaCGCCATCCAGCCCGGTCTCTTTGGTCAGCTCATGAAGGGTGTCGTGCTCCCCAACACCCAGAAGGCGCCACAGCGCAGCCGCCGTCTCATTGAGGTCGGTCTGACCAAGTACCTCACCATGTCGGATGCGCTCGTCCAGCAGCCTGGTGTCCAGTTCTG GTCGCCTATCTTCCTTGCCTTGGTGGACCTCTTCACTCTCCCTCAAGACCTGACCTACGCCACTGGCACTGCCGACGACCTGACGGCACTTGACCCCGAGGACGCCGGCTTCCAGTCGAGCTTCACCAAGCTTGGCGCGTCTGAGCGCACGGCCCACGACCCAATTAAGAACATCCCGGACACGAAGAAGTACGCGAGCAGCCAGCTCGCACGACGCAGCAAGGAGCGCCCAGGTgtcctctctcctcttgTTCAGCAGACGGGGGCTGCTGAGGGCAGCAAGGTGCCCCAGTTTGTCCAGTACATGAACGCCAACGG cgaTACCATTGTCTAG
- the BNA6 gene encoding uncharacterized protein (Involved in the catabolism of quinolinic acid (QA)) gives MSAELALQSTDLALGQNLAHLLPPSWKEVIPSWFAEDTPSFDWAGFVVGEDEQEAILWGKSGGIVAGVPFFTAIFAYVNCTVEWLVPEGTAIPEGSKTKVAIVRGRARELLLGERVGLNMLARCSGIATASRKFRDIARKEGWHGVVAGTRKTTPGFRLVEKYGMLVGGVDPHRHDLSSMVMLKDNHIWAHGSITEAVKAVRRVAGFSLLVNVECQSYDEADEAIAAGANIVMLDNIEGESLHSAAKRLKDKWRGKREFLIETSGGIVEGSLAGHLGPDIDILSTSAVHQGLGHVDFSLKIQPKK, from the exons ATGTCGGCAGAACTTGCGCTCCAGTccaccgacctcgccctggGCCAGAacctcgcccacctccttcctcccagCTGGAAGGAGGTGATTCCCTCTTGGTTCGCCGAGGACACGCCTAGCTTTGACTGGGCTGgcttcgtcgtcggcgaggacgagcaggAGGCCATCCTGTGGGGAAAGAGCGGCGGTATTGTGGCCGGCGTGCCCTTCTTCACGGCGATCTTCGCGTACGTCAACTGCACTGTCGAGTGGCTCGTGCCCGAAGGCACCGCAATCCCAGAAGGCTCCAAGACCAAGGTGGCCATTGTGCGTGGACGCGCGCgtgagctcctcctcggcgagcgcgtcggtCTTAACATGCTCGCCCGGTGCTCGGGTATCGCGACGGCATCCCGCAAGTTCCGCGACATTGCGCGCAAGGAGGGCTGGCACGGTGTTGTTGCCGGCACGCGCAAGACCACTCCAG GCTTCCGCCTGGTTGAGAAGTACGGCATgcttgtcggcggcgttgaCCCCCACCGCCACGACCTGAGCTCGATGGTCATGCTCAAGGACAATCACATCTGGGCCCATG GCTCGATCACCGAGGCGGTCAAGGCTGTCCGTCGCGTCGCTGGGTTTAGCCtgctcgtcaacgtcgagtGCCAGAGCTatgacgaggcggacgaggcaATCGCCGCTGGCGCCAACATTGTCATGCTGGACAAtatcgagggcgagagccTGCACTCGGCAGCTAAGCggctcaaggacaagtGGCGCGGGAAGCGCGAGTTCCTCATCGAGACATCGGGCGGAATCGTCGAGGGGTCGTTGGCCGGTCACCTCGGCCCGGACATTGACATCCTTAGCACGTCGGCTGTGCACCAGGGCCTTGGGCATGTCGACTTTAGCCTCAAGATCCAGCCGAAGAAGTAG